The Microcoleus sp. FACHB-672 genomic sequence TTGGAGCTAGCTCATAGAAACGCTTGAAATGCTAGTTTTACACCACCCTACTATGAACAAACCCGAAAATCCTCGACTACCCCTGCCGCCTTTCGATCATGAATCCGCCATCCAAAAAGTCCGAATCGCAGAAGATGCTTGGAACACACGTAACTCAGAACAAGTATCACTTGCTTACACGTCGGATAGCGTTTGGCGCAACCGCTCAGAATTTCTATCCGGTCGTGAGGCGATCGTACAGTTCTTGACACGGAAGTGGCTTAAAGAATTGGACTACCGTCTTATCAAAGAACTTTGGGCTTTTCGGGACAACCGAATTGCTGTCCGGTTTGCTTACGAATGGCATGATGATGCCGGCAACTGGTTCCGTTCCTACGGCAATGAAAATTGGGAATTTGACGAACACGGATTCATGCGGTGGCGTATTGCCAGCATCAATGACCTGCTCATTCAGGAAA encodes the following:
- a CDS encoding DUF1348 family protein; translation: MNKPENPRLPLPPFDHESAIQKVRIAEDAWNTRNSEQVSLAYTSDSVWRNRSEFLSGREAIVQFLTRKWLKELDYRLIKELWAFRDNRIAVRFAYEWHDDAGNWFRSYGNENWEFDEHGFMRWRIASINDLLIQESERKYHWILGRRPDDHPGLSDLNL